One window of Salegentibacter sp. Hel_I_6 genomic DNA carries:
- a CDS encoding membrane protein — translation MQRFKNILDFYINSSLHVALAVVSLSLISFLEFNIEIDKNLLFFIFFGSITGYNFVKYAGIAKLHHASLARNLKLIQIFSFFCFVALLYFAFQQELKILLASAILGVFTLLYAIPLGKNRQNLRNIGGIKIFIIAVVWAGVTVILPLMDQVNLKEIGLTFFQRFFFVIAITLPFEIRDLKFDSGNLNTIPQQIGITNTKKIGYILLGIILFLELLKSYFSVTNVIALSLTLLVSAYFIKAARIDQGGYYSAFWVEGIPVFWLLSWVVINASF, via the coding sequence ATGCAGCGTTTTAAAAATATATTGGATTTCTATATAAATAGCAGTCTGCACGTGGCTTTGGCCGTGGTTTCATTAAGCTTAATAAGCTTCCTGGAATTCAATATTGAAATTGATAAAAACCTGCTGTTTTTTATTTTCTTCGGAAGCATTACCGGCTATAATTTTGTGAAGTATGCCGGCATCGCTAAACTGCATCACGCCAGCCTTGCCCGAAACCTAAAACTTATACAGATTTTCTCCTTTTTTTGCTTCGTGGCTTTGCTGTATTTTGCTTTTCAGCAGGAATTAAAAATACTTTTAGCTTCTGCTATTTTGGGCGTTTTTACTTTACTGTATGCTATTCCTCTAGGTAAAAACAGGCAAAATCTTAGAAATATTGGTGGGATTAAAATTTTTATTATTGCCGTGGTTTGGGCCGGAGTGACTGTTATTTTACCCTTGATGGATCAGGTTAATTTAAAGGAAATCGGTCTCACTTTTTTTCAGCGTTTTTTCTTTGTGATCGCTATAACGCTTCCGTTTGAGATAAGGGATTTAAAGTTTGATTCTGGGAATTTAAATACAATTCCGCAGCAAATTGGAATAACGAATACTAAAAAAATCGGTTATATATTATTAGGGATTATACTATTCCTGGAATTACTGAAATCTTATTTTTCTGTAACCAACGTAATTGCTTTAAGTCTTACCTTATTGGTTTCAGCGTATTTTATTAAAGCAGCACGGATAGATCAGGGAGGATATTATTCAGCCTTTTGGGTAGAGGGAATTCCGGTCTTCTGGTTGTTAAGTTGGGTGGTGATTAATGCTTCTTTTTAG
- a CDS encoding sigma-70 family RNA polymerase sigma factor, translating into MPTHKLDPTKWVDKYSDYLFNYAIVRVNDREVANDLISETFLAGLNSKDNFEGRATERTWLISILKRKIIDYYRKINSIKGQAEVRINYSDSENNGDWMEEQVADAFDRTAEDEMENTELGMAILECLDQINEKHAAIFKMKTIDEADTEAVCKEFNISPSNLWVIIHRARTALAACLEKNWF; encoded by the coding sequence ATGCCAACTCATAAACTCGATCCTACAAAATGGGTGGATAAATATTCCGATTACCTATTTAATTACGCTATTGTTAGGGTTAACGATCGCGAGGTGGCAAACGATTTAATTTCTGAAACTTTTCTAGCAGGCCTCAATTCTAAAGATAATTTTGAAGGAAGGGCTACAGAGCGCACATGGCTTATTTCTATTTTGAAGCGAAAAATCATAGATTATTACCGAAAGATAAACTCTATAAAAGGTCAGGCTGAAGTTCGCATTAATTATTCAGATTCTGAAAATAATGGCGATTGGATGGAGGAACAGGTAGCCGATGCTTTTGATCGTACTGCCGAGGATGAGATGGAAAACACCGAGTTGGGAATGGCTATTTTAGAATGTCTCGATCAAATAAACGAAAAACACGCCGCCATCTTTAAGATGAAAACCATTGACGAGGCTGATACTGAGGCTGTATGTAAAGAATTTAATATTAGTCCGTCTAACCTTTGGGTAATCATTCACAGGGCGCGCACCGCATTGGCCGCATGCCTTGAAAAAAACTGGTTCTAA
- a CDS encoding M3 family metallopeptidase, with translation MTTQNNPLLQEFDHAPFSKIENEHFKPAIIKAIEMAREEINAIASNADEATFPNTIETLEFSGEKLDRVTSIFFNLNSAETNEEIQQIAQEVSPLLSEFRNDIILNKALFEKVKSVYNKKDQLDLNTEQKTLLDRKYKAFSRNGANLPIEKQNELRDIDKKLSKLSLDFGQNVLAETNKFELHLTDENDLKGLPESFKEEAAQVAASKEKEGWIFTLEYPSYLPFMKYAENRELRKKMALAFGSKGFHGDELDNQENVLQIAKLRYQRAQLLGYKTHAHFVLEERMAETPEKVNSFLDEILEKAKPAAEREFKELENFAKDLDGIDQLQKWDAAFYSEKLKQKLFNLDDEKLKPYFKLENVIDGVFTVAQKLYGLSFKEVFDVDKYHEDVKTYQVLDENNKEMALFYADFHPRPGKRDGAWMTGYKSQYKKNGEEERPHISIVCNFTKPSKKQPSLLTFNEVTTLFHEFGHALHGMLGDTEYPSLSGANVYWDFVELPSQLLENWCYEKEALQLFAKHYETGEIIPMELVQKIKESANFQEGMATVRQLSFGMLDLSWHGVDPSTIKDVKTNEDKAFERTKLFPNVAENCMSTAFSHIFQGGYSAGYYSYKWAEVLDADTFEYFQQNGIFSREVANKFKTNILSQGGTDHPMTLYKKFRGKEPKPDALLKRAGLIEK, from the coding sequence ATGACTACTCAAAATAATCCACTATTACAAGAATTTGATCACGCTCCATTTTCCAAAATTGAGAACGAGCATTTTAAACCAGCTATAATAAAGGCCATTGAAATGGCGAGGGAAGAAATCAATGCGATTGCATCAAATGCCGACGAAGCTACTTTCCCAAATACCATTGAAACTTTAGAATTTTCAGGAGAAAAATTAGATAGAGTAACCAGTATATTTTTCAATCTTAATTCTGCGGAAACCAATGAGGAAATTCAGCAAATTGCCCAGGAAGTTTCCCCGCTTTTATCAGAATTCAGAAATGATATTATTCTGAATAAAGCACTTTTTGAAAAAGTGAAATCTGTTTACAATAAGAAAGATCAGCTTGACCTGAATACCGAGCAAAAAACGCTTTTAGACCGAAAATACAAGGCATTCTCGCGAAACGGAGCCAACCTCCCTATCGAAAAGCAAAACGAACTTAGGGATATAGATAAAAAACTTTCAAAATTAAGCCTTGATTTTGGCCAAAATGTACTTGCCGAAACCAACAAATTCGAATTACATCTTACCGATGAAAATGATCTAAAAGGCCTACCGGAAAGTTTTAAAGAAGAAGCTGCACAAGTAGCAGCTTCCAAAGAAAAAGAAGGCTGGATCTTTACCCTTGAATACCCCAGCTACCTTCCTTTTATGAAATATGCTGAAAACAGGGAACTGCGCAAGAAAATGGCACTTGCTTTTGGATCTAAAGGATTTCACGGCGACGAATTAGACAACCAGGAAAATGTGCTGCAAATTGCTAAGTTAAGATACCAGCGCGCTCAACTTTTAGGTTATAAAACACACGCACATTTCGTATTGGAAGAGCGTATGGCTGAAACCCCGGAAAAAGTAAACAGCTTTTTAGACGAAATTCTTGAAAAAGCAAAACCTGCTGCCGAGCGCGAATTTAAAGAGTTAGAAAATTTCGCAAAAGATCTGGATGGAATTGACCAGTTACAAAAATGGGATGCCGCTTTTTACAGCGAAAAATTAAAGCAGAAATTATTCAATCTCGATGACGAAAAACTAAAGCCATATTTCAAACTTGAGAATGTAATAGACGGAGTTTTCACGGTAGCTCAAAAACTTTACGGCCTTAGTTTTAAAGAAGTTTTTGATGTAGATAAATATCATGAAGATGTAAAAACCTATCAGGTACTTGACGAGAATAATAAAGAAATGGCCCTGTTTTATGCCGATTTCCACCCAAGACCGGGAAAAAGAGATGGCGCCTGGATGACGGGTTACAAATCGCAATACAAGAAAAATGGCGAGGAAGAACGCCCGCATATTTCTATTGTTTGCAACTTTACCAAACCTTCTAAAAAACAACCTTCATTATTAACTTTTAACGAGGTTACCACGCTATTCCACGAATTTGGTCACGCGCTTCACGGGATGTTGGGTGATACTGAATATCCAAGTTTATCGGGTGCGAATGTCTATTGGGATTTTGTAGAACTTCCAAGTCAGTTATTAGAAAACTGGTGTTATGAGAAGGAAGCGCTTCAGTTATTTGCCAAACATTACGAAACCGGCGAAATAATTCCTATGGAATTGGTTCAGAAAATTAAAGAATCGGCTAATTTTCAGGAAGGAATGGCCACGGTAAGACAGTTGAGCTTCGGAATGTTAGACCTCAGCTGGCACGGAGTAGATCCTTCAACAATTAAAGATGTTAAGACAAACGAAGACAAAGCTTTCGAGCGTACAAAATTATTCCCAAATGTTGCTGAAAACTGTATGAGCACGGCGTTCTCACATATTTTCCAGGGCGGATATTCTGCAGGTTATTATTCCTATAAATGGGCAGAAGTATTAGATGCCGATACCTTTGAGTATTTTCAGCAAAACGGAATCTTTAGCAGGGAAGTTGCGAATAAATTCAAGACAAATATTCTTTCGCAAGGCGGTACAGATCACCCGATGACGCTTTATAAGAAGTTCCGCGGAAAAGAACCAAAACCCGATGCCTTATTAAAACGCGCCGGATTAATTGAGAAGTAA
- the purE gene encoding 5-(carboxyamino)imidazole ribonucleotide mutase, with translation MSKVAVIMGSTSDLPVMQDAIDILEGFDLEVEVDIVSAHRTPEKLFEYGKTAHERGIKVIIAGAGGAAHLPGMIASLSPLPVIGVPVKSSNSIDGWDSVLSILQMPGGVPVATVALNGAKNAGILAAQIIGTSDKCTLDKILVYKEGLKEKVIEGAKKVKK, from the coding sequence ATGAGCAAAGTAGCAGTAATAATGGGAAGCACCAGCGATTTACCGGTAATGCAGGATGCAATAGACATCCTGGAAGGTTTTGACCTGGAAGTAGAAGTAGATATCGTTTCTGCTCATCGCACCCCGGAAAAATTATTTGAATACGGAAAAACCGCACACGAGCGTGGGATTAAAGTAATTATAGCCGGTGCCGGAGGCGCAGCTCACCTGCCGGGAATGATTGCATCGCTTTCCCCGCTTCCAGTAATTGGTGTGCCGGTAAAATCCAGCAACTCTATAGATGGTTGGGATTCGGTTTTATCAATTTTACAAATGCCCGGCGGAGTTCCGGTTGCCACGGTAGCATTAAATGGAGCAAAAAACGCAGGAATCCTTGCCGCTCAAATTATAGGAACCTCAGATAAATGTACTTTAGATAAGATATTAGTCTATAAAGAAGGACTAAAAGAGAAAGTGATTGAAGGCGCCAAAAAGGTGAAAAAATAA
- a CDS encoding 5-(carboxyamino)imidazole ribonucleotide synthase, which translates to MINYFSSNFKLGILGGGQLGKMMLYETRKYDIQTNVLEPNPEAPCKIACDYFETGDLMDFDTVVNFGRKVDVLTFEIEGVNIEALKQLAREGIKTYPSAETLEKIQNKGIQKNFYKKHQIPTADFEVFSSKKELISALENRKISFPFVWKSTTGGYDGKGVSVIKNQEALNDLPNAECIAENLVPFKNELAVIVARSASGEVKTYPVVEMEFHPTANQVEYVICPARIEDSVAQKARELAVKVSEAFEHVGLLAVEMFQTENDEILVNEVAPRPHNSGHYSIEASYTNQFEQHIRAILDLPLGITDSKVGGIMVNLVGDAAHEGEVVYENIEKIMKMPGVTPHIYGKKITRPFRKMGHVTIVNKDLAEARKIAEEVKNSIKVISK; encoded by the coding sequence ATGATCAATTATTTTTCTTCAAACTTTAAATTAGGAATTCTAGGCGGCGGGCAGTTAGGCAAAATGATGCTCTACGAAACTCGTAAATACGATATTCAAACTAATGTTTTGGAGCCAAATCCTGAAGCACCCTGTAAAATTGCTTGTGATTACTTTGAAACCGGTGATCTTATGGATTTTGATACCGTAGTTAACTTCGGAAGAAAAGTTGACGTCCTCACTTTTGAAATTGAAGGCGTAAATATTGAAGCCTTAAAGCAATTAGCCCGGGAAGGCATTAAAACCTATCCCTCGGCTGAAACTTTAGAGAAAATACAGAATAAAGGAATTCAAAAGAATTTCTATAAAAAACATCAAATCCCAACGGCTGATTTTGAAGTTTTTTCAAGTAAAAAAGAATTAATTTCTGCACTTGAAAACAGAAAAATTAGTTTTCCATTTGTTTGGAAAAGCACCACCGGAGGTTATGACGGCAAAGGCGTTTCTGTGATAAAAAATCAAGAAGCATTAAACGATCTTCCAAATGCCGAGTGTATTGCGGAAAACCTTGTTCCCTTTAAAAATGAACTGGCCGTGATCGTTGCAAGATCGGCTTCAGGGGAAGTAAAAACCTATCCCGTGGTAGAAATGGAATTTCATCCTACGGCAAACCAGGTAGAATATGTGATCTGCCCTGCAAGAATTGAAGATTCCGTAGCACAAAAAGCCAGGGAACTGGCGGTTAAGGTTTCCGAAGCATTTGAACATGTAGGCTTACTGGCGGTAGAAATGTTTCAGACAGAAAATGATGAAATCCTGGTAAACGAAGTTGCACCAAGACCTCACAACAGTGGGCATTACAGTATTGAAGCAAGTTACACTAACCAGTTTGAACAACATATTCGCGCTATTCTAGATCTTCCGCTAGGAATAACCGATAGTAAAGTGGGCGGAATTATGGTAAATTTAGTGGGCGATGCAGCACACGAAGGGGAAGTGGTTTATGAGAATATTGAAAAAATAATGAAGATGCCGGGCGTTACTCCTCATATTTATGGCAAGAAAATCACGCGCCCTTTTAGAAAAATGGGTCACGTAACCATTGTCAACAAAGACCTGGCTGAAGCAAGAAAAATAGCCGAAGAGGTTAAGAATTCAATTAAAGTTATTTCTAAATAA
- a CDS encoding adenylate kinase has translation MIKLHDLEFEPYISEKEINAAIEKVADKLNEDYSDANPIFLGVLNGSFMFASEVIKRFNADCEVSFVKLGSYEGTKTTGNVKTLLGLNQSLKDRHVILLEDIVDTGNTLEEINKILLKEEVANYEVATLFYKPEAYKKEFNIKYKGIEIPNKFIVGYGLDYDGLGRNLTQIYKRKENMTNLVLFGPPGAGKGTQADILKEKYQLIHISTGDVFRFNIKNETELGLHAKSFMDKGQLVPDEVTIKMLNAEVDKNEGANGFIFDGFPRTAAQADALAELLKLKNTEVTAMIALEVDDEVLVNRLLERGKTSGRKDDADESVIRNRIKVYYDETAILKEYYKKQDKYYGVDGVGSIEEITQRLSAVIDKLQA, from the coding sequence TTGATAAAACTACACGATTTAGAGTTTGAGCCTTATATTTCAGAAAAAGAGATCAATGCCGCTATAGAAAAAGTGGCCGATAAGTTGAATGAAGATTATAGCGATGCTAATCCTATATTTTTAGGAGTGCTTAACGGTTCCTTTATGTTTGCGAGTGAAGTCATAAAGAGATTTAATGCAGATTGCGAAGTTAGTTTTGTGAAACTAGGTTCTTACGAGGGTACCAAAACAACCGGAAATGTAAAAACGCTCCTGGGGTTAAATCAATCTTTAAAAGACCGGCATGTAATTTTACTGGAAGATATTGTGGATACCGGTAATACTTTAGAAGAAATAAACAAAATTCTTCTAAAAGAAGAAGTGGCCAACTATGAAGTGGCAACCTTATTTTACAAACCTGAAGCTTATAAAAAAGAGTTCAATATTAAATATAAGGGAATTGAAATCCCTAATAAATTTATTGTAGGTTATGGTCTTGACTATGATGGTTTAGGGCGCAACTTAACGCAAATCTATAAACGTAAAGAAAACATGACAAATTTGGTTTTGTTCGGCCCTCCCGGCGCCGGCAAAGGAACTCAGGCAGACATCTTAAAAGAAAAATATCAACTTATACATATTTCTACCGGAGATGTTTTTAGGTTTAATATTAAGAATGAAACCGAATTAGGGCTGCACGCCAAATCTTTTATGGATAAAGGCCAGTTAGTTCCCGATGAAGTAACGATAAAAATGTTGAATGCCGAAGTTGATAAAAATGAAGGCGCTAACGGATTTATTTTTGATGGTTTCCCTAGAACTGCAGCCCAGGCTGATGCTTTAGCTGAATTGCTAAAGTTGAAGAATACCGAAGTGACCGCAATGATCGCTTTAGAAGTGGATGATGAGGTTCTAGTTAATAGGCTATTGGAAAGAGGAAAAACTTCTGGAAGAAAAGATGATGCAGATGAATCTGTGATAAGAAATAGGATTAAGGTTTACTATGATGAAACTGCGATCCTGAAAGAATACTATAAGAAACAAGACAAATATTACGGTGTGGACGGGGTTGGTTCTATAGAGGAAATCACCCAACGCCTAAGTGCTGTAATTGATAAGCTACAGGCTTAA
- the obgE gene encoding GTPase ObgE, with protein MTEGNFVDYVKIHVASGKGGSGSSHLHREKYIAKGGPDGGDGGRGGHVIVKGNKNLWTLYHLKFKRHIRAEHGSNGSKQRSTGAEGSDEFIEVPLGTVIRDTETQKVIHEITEDGKEYLVAEGGMGGRGNWHFKSSTNQTPRYSQPGIDGAEVDITLELKVLADVGLVGFPNAGKSTLLSVITAAKPKIADYEFTTLKPNLGIVEYRDFKTFVVADIPGIIEGAAEGRGIGHRFLRHIERNSTLLFLIPADAPNISEQYEILLDELRRYNPEMLDKDRLIAISKSDMLDAELKLEMKHELDKNLGAPYIFISSVAQQGLTELKDRLWEMLNKETS; from the coding sequence ATGACTGAAGGTAATTTTGTTGACTATGTAAAGATTCATGTGGCTTCCGGAAAGGGAGGAAGTGGATCTTCACATTTACACCGTGAAAAGTATATCGCAAAGGGCGGTCCCGATGGTGGTGATGGTGGTCGTGGTGGCCATGTAATTGTAAAAGGTAACAAAAACCTCTGGACACTTTATCATTTAAAATTTAAAAGGCACATACGAGCCGAACACGGTAGTAACGGAAGCAAACAGCGTAGCACGGGAGCAGAGGGTTCTGATGAATTTATTGAAGTGCCTTTGGGAACCGTAATTCGCGACACCGAAACTCAAAAAGTTATTCACGAAATTACCGAAGACGGAAAGGAATATCTCGTTGCTGAAGGAGGAATGGGAGGTCGTGGAAACTGGCATTTTAAAAGTTCTACAAATCAGACGCCAAGATATTCTCAACCGGGAATTGATGGGGCAGAAGTAGATATCACCCTGGAATTAAAAGTTCTGGCAGACGTTGGATTGGTTGGTTTCCCTAATGCCGGAAAATCTACTTTATTGTCGGTAATTACGGCTGCAAAACCTAAGATTGCTGATTATGAGTTTACTACTTTAAAACCTAATTTGGGAATTGTAGAGTATCGTGATTTTAAAACCTTTGTAGTTGCTGATATTCCGGGAATTATTGAAGGTGCTGCCGAAGGTAGAGGAATTGGACATCGCTTTTTAAGACATATAGAGCGAAACTCAACGCTTTTATTTTTAATTCCTGCTGATGCTCCCAATATTTCAGAACAATACGAAATTCTCCTAGACGAATTAAGACGATATAATCCTGAAATGCTAGATAAAGACAGACTTATTGCTATTTCTAAAAGCGATATGTTAGATGCTGAATTAAAGTTGGAAATGAAACATGAATTAGATAAAAATTTAGGAGCTCCATATATTTTTATTTCTTCTGTAGCGCAACAGGGGCTAACCGAACTTAAAGATAGGTTGTGGGAAATGCTAAATAAAGAAACTTCTTAA
- a CDS encoding DUF4136 domain-containing protein — translation MKFIKLFIVCVIIASCNTPKAVYDYDDTVNFNQYNTYEFFPDFQSGLSQLDETRLIASLKNGMESKGFSISKEPDIYVNAYSREFMDQNRSSIGVGIGGGGRGGGVGVSGGIPIENNSVILEVTVDFINAEEDSLIWQAVVETKFNPNASPEERRAMFDKMIQKALEGYPPSK, via the coding sequence ATGAAGTTTATAAAACTATTTATTGTTTGTGTAATAATAGCCTCTTGTAACACCCCAAAAGCAGTGTATGATTATGATGATACTGTCAACTTCAATCAATATAATACTTACGAATTTTTTCCCGATTTTCAATCGGGACTTTCGCAGTTAGATGAAACCCGACTTATAGCCAGTTTAAAAAATGGTATGGAAAGTAAAGGCTTTTCGATTTCAAAAGAACCTGATATTTATGTAAATGCTTACTCCAGGGAGTTTATGGATCAAAACCGTAGTAGTATAGGTGTTGGTATTGGCGGAGGAGGCCGCGGTGGTGGAGTAGGTGTTTCGGGGGGTATTCCTATAGAGAACAATTCAGTGATTCTTGAAGTGACTGTAGATTTTATTAATGCAGAAGAGGATTCTTTAATTTGGCAGGCTGTTGTTGAGACTAAGTTTAATCCTAATGCATCTCCTGAAGAGCGCAGGGCTATGTTTGATAAGATGATTCAGAAAGCCTTAGAAGGTTATCCACCCAGTAAGTAA
- a CDS encoding OmpA family protein produces MKNLYSTLFILFIGLAAFGQSAEIKKADKLFAQRAYMDAAEAYEKVVDKNQQVLQNLGDAYFYTNQMESAAEVYRTLFLRHEENAAPEYQFRFAHSLRATGDQDDADKYMSAFTGEEVNFEDFARELDTVAPHVYTTEQIMNNSASADFGIAFYEDRIVFASTRNQERPVYPWNKKPTLDLYTAEISDEGELSDIVLFSDKINTDEHESSATFSQDGQVMFFDRNSENRVKNDEGIRVAHIKIFRAEMVDGEWDNIEALPFTSDEYSTEHPSLSADGSKLYFASDMPGSEGSFDIYVVDVNEDGTYGEPQNLGAGVNTPHREQFPFISEEGVLYFSSDGHQGFGNLDVYRSEGDFAEAQNLGNTVNSGHDDFAFVIDEENEKGYLASNRRGSDNLYVFTREDYVPPVVDYDDRETNLETGRQQLRDVGNIYFDFDKATIKDESKPTLDKVVNIMNKYPELKIEIGSHADARGSDQYNLGLSDRRAASTLEYLVENGIDRSRLTSKGYGESMPLNDCTQPTGCSSAQYAKNRRSEFTIMNDEDTTDSEEMEEQE; encoded by the coding sequence ATGAAAAATTTATATAGTACACTTTTTATTCTTTTTATAGGCCTTGCCGCTTTTGGGCAAAGTGCTGAAATAAAGAAAGCAGATAAACTGTTTGCTCAAAGGGCATACATGGACGCTGCAGAAGCTTATGAAAAAGTTGTAGATAAAAATCAACAGGTTTTACAAAACCTTGGAGATGCTTATTTCTACACTAATCAAATGGAAAGTGCTGCGGAAGTTTACCGCACACTTTTCCTTAGACACGAAGAAAATGCAGCTCCCGAATATCAGTTTCGATTTGCACATTCTTTACGCGCTACCGGAGATCAGGATGATGCTGATAAATATATGAGTGCTTTCACCGGAGAAGAAGTAAACTTCGAGGATTTTGCACGTGAATTAGATACAGTTGCTCCTCACGTTTATACAACCGAGCAAATTATGAACAACAGCGCTTCAGCTGATTTTGGTATCGCTTTTTATGAAGACCGTATTGTTTTCGCTTCAACTAGAAATCAGGAACGTCCGGTTTATCCCTGGAACAAAAAGCCAACTTTAGATCTTTACACTGCTGAAATATCTGATGAAGGCGAACTTAGTGATATCGTTCTATTTTCAGATAAAATAAATACCGATGAGCACGAAAGTTCGGCTACTTTTAGCCAGGATGGCCAGGTAATGTTCTTTGACCGTAACAGTGAAAACAGAGTAAAGAATGATGAAGGAATTCGTGTTGCTCATATTAAAATCTTCCGTGCAGAAATGGTAGATGGTGAATGGGACAATATCGAAGCACTTCCTTTTACAAGTGATGAATATTCAACAGAACACCCTAGCTTAAGTGCAGATGGAAGCAAACTTTATTTTGCCAGCGATATGCCTGGATCTGAGGGGTCTTTTGATATCTATGTTGTAGATGTAAATGAAGACGGTACTTATGGTGAACCACAAAATCTTGGTGCCGGAGTGAATACTCCACACCGGGAGCAATTTCCTTTCATTAGCGAAGAAGGAGTACTTTACTTCTCATCAGATGGTCACCAGGGATTTGGTAATCTTGATGTTTATAGATCTGAAGGAGATTTCGCTGAAGCTCAAAATCTTGGTAACACTGTTAATAGTGGTCACGATGATTTCGCTTTCGTTATTGATGAAGAGAATGAAAAAGGATACCTTGCTTCTAACAGAAGAGGTTCAGATAATCTTTATGTATTCACAAGAGAAGATTATGTTCCTCCTGTAGTTGATTACGATGATAGAGAAACAAACCTTGAAACAGGTAGACAACAGCTAAGAGATGTTGGTAATATCTACTTCGACTTTGATAAAGCTACTATTAAAGATGAGTCTAAACCTACTCTTGATAAAGTGGTAAACATCATGAACAAGTATCCTGAACTTAAGATTGAAATCGGTTCTCACGCTGATGCAAGAGGTTCAGATCAATATAATTTAGGACTTTCTGATAGACGTGCAGCTTCTACTTTAGAGTATCTTGTTGAAAACGGTATAGACCGCAGCAGGTTAACTTCTAAAGGATATGGAGAAAGCATGCCACTTAATGATTGTACACAACCTACAGGTTGTTCTTCAGCCCAATATGCTAAGAACAGACGTAGTGAATTCACCATTATGAATGATGAAGACACTACGGATTCTGAAGAAATGGAAGAACAAGAATAA
- a CDS encoding type IX secretion system membrane protein PorP/SprF, producing MKKTITKYLIFAVVILFSVKGMAQQDPLFTQYMYNMSVINPAYATDDPGMLNLGGIYRSQWQNVDGAPSTANFFAHTPVSERVELGLTVVHDEIGGIVKENNITADFAYVLPAGENSKISFGLKGGLTTFDASLSGLRVNQPGDPALENVNEVFPVFGLGAFWFGDNYYLGASAPNVFTSKYIENEQEIAALGEEAIHYYLTGGYVFQLNPDLKLKPAFMARGVQGAPLAVDVTANVLLYERLEAGVGYRFNETITGLVNFKITPALRVGYAYDHFTSDFANYNLGGTHEIMLLFDLDLFGLTKGYDKSPRFF from the coding sequence ATGAAAAAAACAATCACAAAATATTTAATATTCGCAGTCGTTATCCTTTTCTCAGTAAAGGGTATGGCTCAGCAAGACCCGCTGTTCACTCAGTATATGTATAATATGAGTGTTATTAACCCGGCCTATGCTACCGACGATCCTGGTATGCTAAACCTGGGGGGTATTTATAGATCTCAATGGCAAAATGTTGACGGTGCTCCAAGCACCGCCAACTTCTTTGCCCATACTCCAGTAAGTGAAAGGGTAGAACTTGGTTTAACTGTAGTTCATGACGAAATTGGTGGAATTGTAAAAGAAAACAATATCACTGCAGATTTCGCCTATGTACTTCCTGCTGGAGAAAACAGTAAAATCTCTTTCGGTCTTAAAGGTGGTCTTACCACTTTTGATGCAAGCCTTTCAGGATTGCGAGTAAATCAACCGGGAGATCCTGCTTTGGAAAACGTAAACGAAGTTTTCCCGGTATTTGGACTTGGTGCTTTTTGGTTTGGAGATAACTACTACTTAGGTGCTTCTGCTCCTAACGTGTTTACTTCAAAATACATTGAGAACGAACAGGAGATCGCAGCTTTAGGAGAAGAAGCAATTCACTACTATTTAACCGGTGGATATGTCTTTCAACTTAACCCAGATCTTAAATTGAAGCCCGCCTTTATGGCTAGAGGGGTTCAAGGTGCTCCGTTAGCAGTAGACGTTACTGCCAACGTTTTGTTATACGAAAGGCTTGAGGCCGGAGTTGGTTATAGGTTTAACGAAACCATTACAGGTTTGGTAAACTTTAAAATCACTCCAGCATTACGAGTAGGCTACGCTTATGACCATTTCACATCAGATTTCGCTAACTACAATTTAGGTGGAACTCACGAAATCATGTTGTTATTTGATCTTGACCTGTTTGGCCTTACTAAAGGATATGACAAATCACCTAGATTCTTCTAA